In one Lolium rigidum isolate FL_2022 chromosome 3, APGP_CSIRO_Lrig_0.1, whole genome shotgun sequence genomic region, the following are encoded:
- the LOC124700307 gene encoding cell division cycle-associated protein 7-like: MGRLGDKSDYESIREARISENKARMEMLGLLRCAGELSAIAPSTVRRAGSVTPRKTPKPPRVLTPLRRSGRLTAAATPARSESGRRCSPRLNGGLEHLPYREEDTDEDEDEEKAVVYIDKERLRVLQERRCDSKGRGAVYDPVLGICCHFCRQKKLCGEEGCKRCGEGDFDQPCIGKTECSSCHSTNGILCRACLKVRYGEEMDEVRKNKNWMCPHCVEEKGTKKFWICNSSFCLKKRKIAPTGIAIFQAREQGYASVAHLLMDQLKCRGSF, translated from the exons atgggaaGGCTGGGCGACAAGTCCGACTACGAGAGCATCCGCGAGGCCCGCATCTCCGAGAACAAG GCCCGGATGGAGATGCTCGGCCTGCTCCGCTGCGCCGGGGAGCTCAGCGCCATCGCCCCCTCCACCGTCCGTCGCGCCGGAAGCGTCACCCCTAGGAAGACCCCCAAGCCGCCGCGAGTCCTCACGCCGCTCCGCCGCTCGGGCCGCCTGACCGCAGCGGCGACGCCAGCTAGATCTGAGtccggccgccgctgctcccCCCGGCTGAACGGGGGGTTGGAGCACCTGCCTTACAGAG AAGAGGACACCGAtgaagacgaggacgaggagaAGGCGGTGGTGTATATTGACAAGGAGAGGCTGCGGGTGCTGCAGGAGAGGCGCTGCGACAGCAAGGGGAGGGGTGCTGTGTACGATCCTGTTCTCGGGATCTGCTGCCATTTCTGCAG GCAGAAGAAACTTTGCGGCGAGGAGGGATGCAAGCGCTGCGGGGAAGGAGACTTTGACCAGCCATGCATAG GGAAGACTGAGTGCTCCTCCTGCCATTCCACCAACGGGATACTCTGCCGTGCTTGCCTTAAAGTTAGGTACGGTGAAG AGATGGATGAGGTTCGGAAGAACAAGAACTGGATGTGCCCTCACTGTGTTGAGGAGAAGGGCACCAAGAAGTTCTGGATATGCAACAG CTCATTCTgcttgaagaagaggaagatagcACCAACTGGGATTGCCATATTCCAAG CACGTGAGCAAGGATATGCGTCGGTCGCTCACCTTCTCATGGACCAGCTGAAGTGCCGTGGATCATTCTGA
- the LOC124697222 gene encoding uncharacterized protein LOC124697222, whose translation MHRRLTAAAAATSLRRFSSLRPPPPPDPRLAFLRSEIDELDLSCPQTQPPPPPRGQWQVTEQPGSGGACTGDKPVAVDIEHPWPEWVALMELLLQKGHLDPSAFAGGSPSKDSNLIRTACLRFGRERPEIIRYLSRWDIQVALRSGCPSIDRKVVNSGKRLRAHVGLDEGEVCSQCNLRGSCERAYVRARKEEVGRTVDVMRILLSYGLDIITGNMGNKACLNKTVKESVKKLLNEAVELDSKGPGPGTEKAAQRVPKGQSVVPTKQGDWNCPKCNFLNFAKNIKCLRCDGEFQERYRLMHEDQDHLPLKKGDWICKRCNFLNFAKNTRCLQCHDKPTNRLLSPGEWECVSCNYLNFKRNALCLRCGWKRPKSLNNPDTDEPRRDLEQNNHPAISFVEDGIQPRKRQILQKKAPLSDEDSDFWSSEEEGDDDTESSMLPINKEYKFLDSFPIVGGRTAMSQEPLEREKWKEEMSRGNQGLLREVSEESNRSSFCVPRSMEMLESDDDDNEISSWFSSGTRNRNLKSNFHRIAAVARKPAASKLSSNNSGSPSFVLLLGPSSYICLRLSSFSEPKDLTSGLRIFVLLSAQLRPRSPAQARSSGSAQLEEEEGFSMGSEGSAPVVVPRNFRLLEELERGEKGIGDGTVSYGMDDADDIYMRSWTGTIIGPPHTVHEGRIYQLKLFCDTDYPDKPPTVRFQARVNMTCVNPETGVVDPSRFPMLGNWQREHTMEDILISLKKEMSTPQNRRLHQPHEGNDDQRVDQKGVARCVIM comes from the exons ATGCACCGCCGCCTcacagccgccgccgctgccacttCACTCCGGCGGTTCTCCAGCCTGCGCCCACCTCCCCCACCGgacccgaggctcgctttcctccGCTCCGAGATCGACGAACTAGACCTCTCGTGCCCACAAacacagccaccaccaccaccccgggGGCAATGGCAAGTAACTGAACAGCCAGGAAGTGGCGGCGCTTGCACGGGGGACAAACCGGTGGCCGTGGACATCGAGCACCCGTGGCCGGAGTGGGTGGCTCTGATGGAGCTCCTTCTCCAGAAGGGCCACCTCGACCCCTCTGCCTTCGCTGGCGGCTCGCCGTCCAAGGACTCCAACCTTATCCGCACCGCCTGCCTCCGCTTCGGCCGCGagcgcccggagatcatcag GTATCTATCAAGATGGGATATTCAGGTTGCTCTGCGTAGTGGGTGCCCTAGCATTGACAGGAAAGTTGTTAATTCTGGGAAGCGGTTGCGTGCTCATGTAGGACTTGATGAAGGAGAG GTTTGCAGCCAATGCAATTTAAGGGGAAGTTGTGAGAGGGCATATGTAAGGGCTCGGAAAGAGGAAGTGGGCAGAACTGTGGATGTTATGCGCATCCTTCTGAGTTATGGTCTTGATATCATTACTGGTAATATGGGAAACAAAGCATGCCTGAACAAGACGGTTAAAGAATCTGTCAAGAAACTACTGAATGAGGCTGTCGAGCTTGATTCCAAGGGACCTGGTCCCGGAACTGAAAAAGCTGCACAGCGTGTGCCAAAGGGTCAATCTGTTGTACCCACTAAGCAGGGCGATTGGAATTGTCCCAA ATGCAACTTCCTTAACTTTGCAAAGAACATCAAATGTTTGCGGTGCGATGGTGAATTTCAAGAAAGATACCGGTTAATGCATGAGGACCAAGACCATCTACCTCTCAAAAAGGGTGATTGGATATGCAAAAG GTGCAATTTCTTGAATTTCGCAAAGAATACACGATGCTTGCAGTGTCATGACAAACCAACAAACCGTTTACTCAGTCCAGGAGAGTGGGAGTGTGTCTC GTGTAACTATCTGAACTTCAAGAGGAACGCACTTTGCCTGAGATGTGGTTGGAAAAGACCAAAATCCTTAAACAACCCAGACACTGATGAACCCCGCCGTGATCTGGAGCAGAATAACCATCCCGCTATTTCATTTGTTGAAGATGGCATTCAACCGAGAAAGCGACAAATTCTGCAGAAGAAGGCTCCACTGTCCGACGAAGATTCAGATTTCTGGAGCTCAGAGGAGGAAGGGGATGATGACACCGAGAGCAGCATGCTCCCAATAAATAAGGAGTACAAATTCCTTGACAGTTTTCCCATCGTTGGGGGCCGGACTGCTATGTCGCAAGAACCTCTCGAGAGGGAGAAATGGAAGGAAGAAATGTCCAGGGGAAACCAAGGGCTTCTGAGAGAGGTATCAGAAGAAAGCAATCGGTCTTCTTTCTGTGTTCCCAGAAGCATGGAGATGCTTGAATCTGATGACGATGACAACGAGATTTCATCATGGTTTTCTAGTGGGACTAGAAACAGAAACCTGAAGAG CAACTTCCATAGA ATTGCTGCGGTGGCAAGGAAACCGGCAGCATCCAAGTTATCCTCGAACAACTCGGGCTCTCCCTCTTTCGTGCTGCTCCTCGGCCCCAGCAGCTATATTTGCCTGCGCCTCTCTTCCTTTTCTGAGCCGAAAGACCTCACGTCGGGGCTTCGAATATTCGTTCTCCTCTCAGCTCAGCTCCGCCCGCGGAGTCCAGCGCAAGCGCGCAGCTCAGGAAGCGCGcagctggaggaggaagaggggttCTCCATGGGGTCCGAGGGATCGGCCCCGGTCGTCG TTCCCAGAAATTTTAGACTGTTAGAAGAGCTTGAGCGAGGTGAGAAGGGCATTGGTGATGGAACTGTGAGCTATGGGATGGATGATGCTGATGACATATATATGCGTTCCTGGACAGGAACTATTATTGGTCCACCCCAT ACTGTTCATGAGGGACGGATCTACCAATTGAAGCTTTTTTGTGATACAGATTATCCAGATAAACCACCTACTGTCCGATTCCAGGCTAGGGTCAATATGACATGCGTGAATCCAGAAACTGGAGTG GTTGATCCAAGCCGATTTCCCATGCTTGGAAACTGGCAGAGGGAACATACAATGGAGGACATCCTGATCAGCTTAAAAAAGGAGATGTCAACCCCTCAGAACCGCAGGCTCCACCAGCCTCATGAAG